The following DNA comes from Methanomassiliicoccales archaeon LGM-DZ1.
TCTGCAGTTGATGGGGTTCCTGCACTTCGCGCAGTCGCCGCAGCATCCGTGCTTCAGGTCCTTCTTCGCCATGAGGTAGGTGCGGACCGACAGCCACGCCACCAGGGCGATGACG
Coding sequences within:
- a CDS encoding FeoB-associated Cys-rich membrane protein, producing the protein MTAGTAVVLVFVIALVAWLSVRTYLMAKKDLKHGCCGDCAKCRNPINCRLEDRKQ